The Nitrospirota bacterium sequence GGTCAGGTTTGAGTGCGACCGATTGAGCAAACCCGAAGGCGTAGTTGAATCTACGCTGAGGGGTTGCGATTGAGGAGCACACAAAGATGGCCGGAAGATGAGATGCATAAATGTATAGGTTATTTTATGACAGACCCTAAGCACCCTCTCCCTCAGGGAGAGGGTCTGGGTGAGGGTGGGGTTGTGTCATCCTGAGCTTTTAACTTTCAACTCTCAATCTTAATCTAAAGCCCTAAGTTGTAATTTACCTCCCTAATGGTTTATTATTGCTGTGCCATGAATTAATCATGGTGTATTAGAGAGGAGGGGTGATATGGCTATCAAATTAGGAGATAAGGCGCCGGATTTTTCTCTTAAAGGTGTAGACGGCAAGATATACTCTCTGGATTCGTTTTCAAATTATGAGATCCTTGTAATTATTATCTCTTGTAATCACTGTCCTTATGTTGTGGCTTACGAAGACAGGTTGATAGATATACAGAGGGATTACAGTAACAAAGGTGTCCGTCTTGCTGCGATAAACCCAAATAATGAGATGACCCACTCTGAAGACAGCTTTGAAAATATGGTCATAAGGTCTGCAAAGAAAGGATTCAACTTCCCATATCTCCGTGATGCCTCACAGGAGATACCGAAACTCCTCGGTGCTCAGTACACACCGGAGGTTTATGCCTTTGACAAAAACAGAAAACTTCGTTACCACGGTCGCATTGATGATAACTACGGAAATCCTGCCGCAGTTAGCCGCCATGATTTAAGAGACGCACTGGACAGCATAGTTTCAGGCCGCGGGGTACAATATCCGGATACAACAGCAATAGGGTGCACGATTAAGTGGAAATGATAAACCAGTAAGCAGTGAGCTGTAAGCAGGTAGCTGGCAGCACATAGCAGAACAAAGAATATTCTCTCCTCCCTGAGAGAGAGGGGAGTGAGTTTATTCCCTCCCCTTCAAGGGGAGGGTTAGGGTGGGGATGGGGTTATTTTCATGTGAATATATTTTAATATAATTGCAAAGAACCCTCTGCCTGTTTATAATGCTTAAAAATGAAACTG is a genomic window containing:
- a CDS encoding thioredoxin family protein, whose amino-acid sequence is MAIKLGDKAPDFSLKGVDGKIYSLDSFSNYEILVIIISCNHCPYVVAYEDRLIDIQRDYSNKGVRLAAINPNNEMTHSEDSFENMVIRSAKKGFNFPYLRDASQEIPKLLGAQYTPEVYAFDKNRKLRYHGRIDDNYGNPAAVSRHDLRDALDSIVSGRGVQYPDTTAIGCTIKWK